In Triticum urartu cultivar G1812 chromosome 6, Tu2.1, whole genome shotgun sequence, the following proteins share a genomic window:
- the LOC125512230 gene encoding uncharacterized protein LOC125512230 isoform X1: MNTRNRTQSPNAMAALAYSLCSWTSCASSPASSAAMDSHQVLITRPTPSPSVRLERQAQLPPLPTCSPPNPVARSTTAAVASSPCRRRREVLMKPQLHLVPLPVTNAVAPRAIVGELPYQQQFSSGSSSAIRDLFSGKICSAAAAPRRRPAASRAAGKPLPPCSLCPASLPSTVAALLPCPAAQNCCVPLLLQLEHERAKPR; the protein is encoded by the exons ATGAACACCAG GAATCGAACGCAATCGCCGAACGCCATGGCCGCCCTCGCCTACTCACTTTGTTCCTGGACCTCCTGCGCCTCGTCACCCGCGTCTAGCGCCGCCATGGATTCGCACCAAGTCCTCATCACCAGGCCGACCCCGTCCCCTTCTGTTCGTCTCGAGCGTCAAGCGCAGCTGCCTCCTCTGCCGACTTGCTCCCCGCCGAATCCGGTGGCTCGTAGCaccaccgccgccgtcgcctcAAGTCCCTGCCGCCGGCGCCGCGAAGTCCTGATGAAGCCGCAGCTCCATTTGGTGCCTCTGCCTGTGACCAACGCCGTCGCGCCTCGAGCCATCGTCGGCGAGCTACCGTACCAACAGCAG TTTTCTTCAGGGAGTAGCTCCGCCATCCGCGACCTCTTCTCCGGCAAGATCTGCTCCGCTGCTGCTGCACCGCGTCGGAGACCAGCCGCTTCTCGCGCCGCCGGCAAGCCCCTGCCTCCTTGCTCGCTTTGCCCCGCGTCGCTCCCAAGTACCGTCGCCGCCCTGCTGCCATGTCCCGCCGCGCAGAACTGCTGCGTTCCTCTGCTTCTTCAGTTAGAACACGAGCGAGCCAAGCCGCGTTGA
- the LOC125512230 gene encoding uncharacterized protein LOC125512230 isoform X2 yields MAALAYSLCSWTSCASSPASSAAMDSHQVLITRPTPSPSVRLERQAQLPPLPTCSPPNPVARSTTAAVASSPCRRRREVLMKPQLHLVPLPVTNAVAPRAIVGELPYQQQFSSGSSSAIRDLFSGKICSAAAAPRRRPAASRAAGKPLPPCSLCPASLPSTVAALLPCPAAQNCCVPLLLQLEHERAKPR; encoded by the exons ATGGCCGCCCTCGCCTACTCACTTTGTTCCTGGACCTCCTGCGCCTCGTCACCCGCGTCTAGCGCCGCCATGGATTCGCACCAAGTCCTCATCACCAGGCCGACCCCGTCCCCTTCTGTTCGTCTCGAGCGTCAAGCGCAGCTGCCTCCTCTGCCGACTTGCTCCCCGCCGAATCCGGTGGCTCGTAGCaccaccgccgccgtcgcctcAAGTCCCTGCCGCCGGCGCCGCGAAGTCCTGATGAAGCCGCAGCTCCATTTGGTGCCTCTGCCTGTGACCAACGCCGTCGCGCCTCGAGCCATCGTCGGCGAGCTACCGTACCAACAGCAG TTTTCTTCAGGGAGTAGCTCCGCCATCCGCGACCTCTTCTCCGGCAAGATCTGCTCCGCTGCTGCTGCACCGCGTCGGAGACCAGCCGCTTCTCGCGCCGCCGGCAAGCCCCTGCCTCCTTGCTCGCTTTGCCCCGCGTCGCTCCCAAGTACCGTCGCCGCCCTGCTGCCATGTCCCGCCGCGCAGAACTGCTGCGTTCCTCTGCTTCTTCAGTTAGAACACGAGCGAGCCAAGCCGCGTTGA